One genomic region from Chelmon rostratus isolate fCheRos1 chromosome 11, fCheRos1.pri, whole genome shotgun sequence encodes:
- the LOC121613776 gene encoding coiled-coil domain-containing protein 6-like, giving the protein MADSASESDTDGAGSSSATPMSSSASNSGKPSIVISQFRLEELTNRLASLQQENKVLKIELETFKLKCKALQEENRDLRKASVTIQARAEQEEEFISNTLFKKIQALQKEKETLAVNYEKEEEFLTNELSRKLMQLQHEKAELEQHLEQEQEFQVNKLMKKIKKMENETISKQLTLEQLRREKIDLENTLEQEQEALVNRLWKRMDKLEAEKRILQEKLDQPVSAPPSPRDVSMEIDSPENMMRHIRFLKNEVERLKKSLRTTELQHTEKRAQYIEEERHMREENIRLQRKLQREMERREALCRQLSESESSLEMDDERYFNEMSAQGLRARTVSSPIPYTPSPSSSRPISPGLSYGSHTVGFTPPATLSRAAISHYNTPALHVHGSSSHAVARPSPRRSTSPDKFKRPTPPPSPNTHSGAQQAQPPLPPPAQPMVQSMSSPAAMSQHAAAQQPPSQP; this is encoded by the exons ATGGCGGACAGCGCAAGCGAGAGCGACACCGACGGAGCGGGGAGCAGCTCGGCCACCCCGATGTCGTCCTCCGCTTCAAATTCGGGAAAGCCGAGCATAGTCATTTCACAGTTTCGGTTGGAGGAACTGACGAACCGCCTGGCCTCGTTACAGCAAGAGAATAAAGTTCTTAAAATTGAGCTTGAGACGTTCAAACTCAAGTGCAAagccctgcaggaggagaatcGGGACCTCCGCAAAGCTAGCGTCACCATT CAAGCGAGAGCAGAACAGGAGGAAGAATTTATCAGCAACACCTTGTTCAAGAAGATACAGGCCCTccagaaggagaaggagaccTTGGCGGTCAACtatgagaaggaggaggaattTCTCACCAATGAACTGTCAAGGAAACTCATGCAA CTCCAGCATGAGAAGGCAGAGTTGGAGCAGCACttggagcaggagcaggagttCCAGGTTAACAAGCTCATGAAAAAGATCAAGAAGATGGAGAATGAAACCATCTCCAAGCAGCTAACCCTGGAACAG TTGAGGCGGGAGAAGATAGACCTTGAGAACACATTAGAGCAGGAACAAGAAGCCCTGGTCAATAGACTGTGGAAACGCATGGACAAACTGGAGGCTGAGAAAAG AATCCTTCAGGAGAAGTTGGACCAGCCTGTATCAGCTCCTCCCTCCCCAAGAGACGTTTCCATGGAGATAGACTCACCAGAGAACATGATGCGGCATATCCGCTTCCTGAAGAATGAGGTGGAGAGGCTTAAGAAAAGCCTGCGCACCACTGAGCTGCAGC ACACAGAGAAGCGTGCCCAGTACATAGAGGAGGAGCGACACATGAGGGAGGAGAACATCCGGCTGCAGAGAAAGCttcagagagaaatggagcGCAGGGAGGCCCTGTGCAGACAACTGTCAGAGAGTGAATCCAGTCTGGAGATGGACGATGAGAG GTACTTCAATGAGATGTCTGCACAGGGCTTGCGAGCAAGGACTGTGTCCAGCCCCATCCCCTACACCCCCTCCCCCAGCTCCAGCCGACCCATATCACCTG GTCTCTCATATGGCAGCCACACAGTTGGCTTCACCCCTCCAGCAACACTGTCCAGAGCTGCCATCTCCCACTACAACACCCCAGCCCTGCACGTCCACGGAAGCTCCTCTCATGCCGTAGCG aGGCCCTCCCCAAGAAGAAGCACCAGCCCCGACAAATTCAAACGTCCAACGCCCCCACCCTCCCCCAACACGCACTCAGGGGCCCAGCAGGCTCAGCCTCCACTACCCCCACCAGCTCAGCCCATGGTCCAGTCCATGTCCTCCCCGGCAGCTATGTCGCAGCacgcagcagcacagcagcctccCTCCCAGCCTTAA